From the genome of Deinococcus sp. AJ005, one region includes:
- a CDS encoding LCP family protein, with the protein MPNRPLARLRAAQTFGLSLAALTLGGLALLQGAGGASRLALTAGTAPQFTVLLAGRDIVYCYYHQPCKDQDNPVGALEPPNTDTLMLVKVDGSRVRVLNIPRDTNVGPFDPGERPSIQKVNSRYGSGGPEALTRAVETVVGERVDSYVVVRTDYAERVIDALGGLDVTVPEGGIEWVDNAAGVNLKLAAGPHHLDGKQAVLYLRVRKGFGDDYGRIDHQKQALAQLAAKLRSPRGLAALPTILGGIGNGVETNADPELLTALRPYLSNLKLSFATLPTDTIRGSFNLAVNREKLEKLWGDQPTPASPTPNVKVSVVDASGAGLGGAVERALNTLGYTRVQVRVAPESREASQVFTDQDVADAGALADLLGMPRLQGERFPVGAGEVGILLGVDAREHLAALFPYAQLKAPPPMAPNATPTPAATPSTPPPTETP; encoded by the coding sequence GTGCCCAACCGCCCCCTGGCGCGGCTGCGTGCCGCACAGACCTTTGGCCTCAGTCTGGCGGCGCTGACGCTGGGCGGGCTGGCGCTGCTTCAGGGAGCGGGCGGCGCGTCCCGGCTGGCACTGACCGCCGGAACTGCGCCTCAGTTCACGGTGCTGCTGGCCGGGCGCGACATCGTGTACTGCTATTACCACCAGCCCTGCAAGGATCAGGACAACCCCGTGGGCGCGCTGGAGCCGCCCAACACCGACACGCTGATGCTGGTCAAGGTGGACGGCTCGCGCGTGCGGGTGCTGAACATCCCGCGCGACACCAACGTCGGTCCCTTTGATCCGGGGGAGCGCCCCAGCATCCAGAAGGTCAACAGCCGTTACGGCTCGGGCGGCCCGGAAGCGCTGACCCGCGCGGTGGAAACGGTGGTGGGCGAGCGGGTGGATTCCTACGTGGTGGTCCGCACCGATTACGCCGAGCGAGTGATCGACGCGCTGGGCGGCCTGGACGTGACCGTACCGGAAGGCGGCATCGAGTGGGTGGACAACGCCGCTGGGGTGAACCTGAAGCTGGCGGCGGGACCGCACCATCTGGACGGCAAACAGGCCGTGCTGTACCTGCGCGTTCGCAAGGGCTTCGGGGACGATTACGGACGCATTGATCACCAGAAGCAGGCGCTGGCCCAACTGGCGGCCAAACTGCGCAGTCCGCGCGGGCTAGCGGCGCTGCCCACCATTCTGGGCGGCATCGGCAATGGGGTGGAGACCAACGCCGATCCCGAGTTGCTCACGGCGCTGCGCCCGTACCTGTCCAATCTCAAGCTCAGCTTTGCCACGCTGCCCACCGATACCATTCGCGGCAGCTTTAACTTGGCGGTCAACCGCGAGAAACTGGAGAAACTGTGGGGCGATCAGCCCACGCCCGCCTCGCCCACGCCGAACGTGAAGGTCAGCGTGGTGGACGCCAGCGGCGCGGGACTGGGGGGAGCCGTGGAACGTGCCCTGAACACTTTGGGCTACACGCGGGTACAGGTACGCGTGGCCCCTGAGAGCCGCGAGGCCAGTCAGGTCTTTACCGACCAGGACGTGGCCGACGCGGGCGCGCTGGCCGATCTGCTGGGAATGCCGCGCCTTCAGGGTGAGCGTTTCCCGGTTGGGGCGGGCGAGGTTGGTATCCTGCTGGGTGTGGACGCCCGCGAACATCTCGCGGCGCTCTTTCCTTACGCCCAACTGAAGGCACCGCCGCCCATGGCACCCAACGCAACACCGACGCCCGCTGCAACACCCAGTACCCCACCCCCCACGGAGACCCCATGA
- the yqeK gene encoding bis(5'-nucleosyl)-tetraphosphatase (symmetrical) YqeK, protein MVRPRRYEHVVRVAELAAQIAAANGLDVGHAYAAGILHDIARDLPDAELLRLAPPECEIDGLHPLALHGRAGRTLLERWGYADLVVLEAVEDHTTGPRGGNRVAQCVYIADVSEPGRGVNADIRELALQDLNAALEKAIISKVTYLQGKGITVHPRTMRSYHALPCCAHLAASSPVDSPPIQPASTPAFR, encoded by the coding sequence ATGGTCAGGCCACGGCGTTACGAGCATGTCGTGCGGGTGGCCGAACTGGCGGCCCAGATCGCGGCGGCCAACGGGCTGGATGTCGGGCATGCCTACGCAGCAGGCATCCTGCACGACATCGCCCGTGATCTGCCGGACGCCGAACTGCTGCGCCTCGCACCGCCAGAATGCGAGATCGACGGGCTGCACCCGCTGGCGCTACATGGCCGGGCCGGGCGCACCCTGCTGGAACGCTGGGGCTACGCGGACCTGGTGGTGCTAGAGGCCGTCGAGGACCACACCACTGGCCCGCGCGGCGGCAACCGGGTGGCCCAGTGCGTGTACATCGCCGACGTGTCTGAACCCGGACGCGGGGTCAACGCCGACATCCGCGAACTGGCGCTGCAAGACCTGAATGCGGCACTGGAAAAAGCCATCATCTCCAAGGTGACCTACCTTCAGGGCAAGGGCATCACGGTGCATCCGCGCACGATGCGCTCGTACCACGCGCTGCCGTGCTGCGCCCATCTGGCGGCCAGCTCCCCAGTTGACAGCCCCCCGATTCAGCCCGCATCCACCCCCGCTTTCCGGTGA